In the Euryarchaeota archaeon genome, one interval contains:
- a CDS encoding PIN domain-containing protein: MFVDTFAWIEYFEGSAKGRRVKQIMDAEPIIYTCPVVLAEIRSKVGREKGEKQASACLAFMLEQAAVVEHTVEIGIDAGKIHAEMKTGRDGFGMADAFVLASARSRNTKVLTGDPHFEGLDDALLL, from the coding sequence CTGTTCGTCGACACGTTTGCATGGATCGAGTACTTCGAAGGGAGCGCCAAGGGCAGGCGCGTGAAGCAAATCATGGATGCCGAACCGATCATCTACACCTGCCCCGTGGTGCTGGCTGAGATCAGGTCCAAGGTGGGCCGGGAGAAGGGGGAAAAGCAGGCTTCGGCGTGCCTCGCCTTCATGCTCGAACAGGCCGCAGTGGTCGAGCACACGGTCGAGATCGGCATCGACGCCGGAAAAATCCACGCCGAGATGAAGACCGGCCGGGACGGATTCGGCATGGCCGACGCGTTCGTTCTTGCCTCTGCACGATCGAGGAACACGAAGGTGCTCACCGGAGACCCGCATTTCGAAGGCCTTGACGACGCCTTGCTCCTGTGA